From the genome of Columba livia isolate bColLiv1 breed racing homer unplaced genomic scaffold, bColLiv1.pat.W.v2 Scaffold_127, whole genome shotgun sequence, one region includes:
- the LOC135577617 gene encoding SUN domain-containing protein 3-like codes for MCCVYHLGQLGKESLWSTAAQLRDLSKTLSLPDQLHKLQEQLYHLRWSTKDVAEQALQEGVKQAKLPGFTGWAVQEIINQALENLVEIQVPMPDYALKSAGAAVIHSRTSPSLRNAKAKLFFYSLPLMDYMRSPELILEPENYPGNCWPFPGSQGHVFIKLSVPVIPRSVTMDHVSGTAFHGESISGAPKDFAVYGFKEEHEEQGMFLGQFTFLAPLNPSQTFQLKNELPGVVNYIRLQVLSNWGHPDYTCLYRFRVHGDPPKDGGDTAVSPVNKFH; via the exons ATGTGTT GTGTTTACCACTTGGGCCAACTTGGCAAAGAAAGCCTCTGGAGCACCGCAGCACAGTTACGAGACCTGAGCaaaaccctgtccctgccagacCAGCTCCATAAGCTCCAGGAACAGCTTTACCATCTGCGCTGGAGCACAAAGGATGTTGCGGAGCAGGCTCTACAGGAAGGCGTGAAGCAGGCAAAGCTCCCAGGCTTTACCGGATGG gctgttcAGGAGATCATCAATCAAGCCCTGGAGAATCTGGTGGAAATCCAGGTCCCGATGCCAGATTACGccctgaaatcagcag gGGCTGCTGTCATTCATTCCAgaacttctccatccctccGGAACGCCAAAGCCAAACTCTTCTTCTATTCCCTGCCATTGATGGACTACATGAGGTCCCCTGAGCTTATTCTGGAG ccAGAAAATTATCCTGGAAACTGCTGGCCCTTCCCAGGAAGTCAGGGTCACGTGTTCATCAAGCTCTCTGTGCCAGTCATTCCAAGATCAGTCACCATGGACCATGTCTCAGGGACAGCGTTCCACGGAGAAAGTATCTCCGGAGCTCCaaaggactttgctgtctaC ggcttcaaggaagaacacgAGGAGCAGGGAATGTTCCTGGGACAGTTCACTTTCCTGGCGCCACTGAATCCCAGtcagaccttccagctgaag aacgagctccctggggtcgtgaattacatcaggctgcaagtgctgagcaactggggccACCCGGACTACACCTGCCTGTATCGGTTCAGGGTGCACGGTGATCCGCCAAAAGACGGGGGAGACACGGCAGTTTCACCTGtcaataaattccattaa